In one Streptomyces sp. NBC_01241 genomic region, the following are encoded:
- a CDS encoding WhiB family transcriptional regulator, producing MQLEAHAPSVPTSDTIPPPGPTEDSALIPLTALTALDDAIENLGVPVPCRSYDPEVFFAESPADVEYAKSLCRTCPLVEACLAGAKERREPWGVWGGELFIQGVVVARKRPRGRPRKNPVAA from the coding sequence GTGCAACTCGAAGCGCACGCCCCGTCCGTACCGACTTCCGACACGATCCCGCCGCCCGGCCCCACGGAGGACTCCGCCTTGATCCCCCTCACTGCGCTCACCGCGCTCGACGACGCCATCGAGAACCTCGGCGTGCCCGTCCCCTGCCGCTCCTATGACCCGGAGGTCTTCTTCGCCGAGTCGCCGGCCGACGTCGAGTACGCCAAGTCCCTTTGCCGCACCTGTCCGCTCGTGGAGGCCTGCCTCGCCGGCGCCAAGGAGCGGCGCGAACCGTGGGGCGTCTGGGGCGGTGAGCTCTTCATCCAGGGCGTCGTCGTCGCTCGCAAGCGGCCGCGTGGCCGTCCGCGCAAGAACCCGGTCGCGGCGTGA
- a CDS encoding ABC1 kinase family protein, with protein MSDLPRKAVTRTAKLAALPLGFAGRATWGLGKRIGGKSAELVAREVQQRTADQLFKVLGELKGGAMKLGQALSVFESALPEEVAGPYRAALTKLQEAAPPLPSGTVHAVLEERLGEDWRELFLEFDDKPSAAASIGQVHRAVWHDGRDVAVKVQYPGAGEALLSDLTQLSRFARLLGPLIPGMDIKPLITELRDRVSEELDYEQEARSQQVHAEEFAADPDVVVPGVVHQSDQVLVTEWMDGVPLADVIAQGTPEQRDRAGQLLARFLFSGPARTGLLHADPHPGNFRLLSPDDRTGEVGETGVSDKAGEAGQWRLGVLDFGTVDRLPGGLPQTIGDSLRLALADDAEAVYELLREEGFVKDSIDLDPDAVLDYLLPIIEPAQVEEFTFTRNWMRNQATRIADPRSPAHQLGKQLNLPPAYLLIHRVTLSTIGVLCQLGATVRLRDELEAWVPGFLSVDEQEPVVQEWAGDAAAGA; from the coding sequence ATGTCTGATCTACCCCGGAAAGCGGTCACCCGTACCGCCAAGTTGGCCGCCCTGCCACTGGGTTTCGCAGGCCGCGCCACGTGGGGCCTCGGCAAGCGGATCGGCGGGAAGTCCGCGGAGTTGGTCGCCCGGGAGGTCCAGCAGCGCACCGCGGATCAGCTCTTCAAGGTCCTGGGCGAGTTGAAGGGCGGGGCGATGAAGCTGGGTCAGGCTCTGTCCGTCTTCGAGTCGGCGCTGCCCGAGGAGGTCGCCGGACCGTACCGGGCGGCGCTCACCAAACTGCAGGAAGCCGCGCCTCCGCTGCCCAGCGGCACGGTGCACGCGGTGCTGGAGGAGCGGCTCGGGGAGGACTGGCGGGAGCTGTTCCTCGAATTCGACGACAAGCCGTCGGCCGCCGCCTCGATCGGTCAGGTCCACCGGGCGGTGTGGCACGACGGGCGGGACGTCGCGGTGAAGGTGCAGTACCCGGGCGCCGGAGAGGCGCTGCTCTCGGATCTGACCCAGCTCAGCAGGTTCGCCCGGCTGCTCGGCCCGTTGATCCCGGGAATGGACATCAAGCCGCTCATCACGGAGCTGCGTGACCGGGTCTCTGAGGAGCTGGACTACGAACAGGAGGCACGGTCGCAACAGGTCCATGCGGAGGAGTTCGCGGCCGATCCGGATGTCGTGGTCCCCGGTGTCGTGCACCAGTCCGACCAGGTGCTGGTGACGGAGTGGATGGACGGTGTTCCGCTGGCCGATGTGATCGCGCAGGGCACGCCGGAACAGCGGGACCGGGCCGGTCAGTTGCTGGCGCGTTTCCTTTTCTCGGGGCCGGCACGCACCGGTCTGCTGCACGCGGACCCGCATCCGGGCAACTTCCGGCTGCTGTCCCCGGACGACAGGACCGGCGAAGTCGGTGAGACGGGCGTGAGCGACAAGGCCGGCGAGGCCGGGCAGTGGCGGCTCGGGGTGCTGGACTTCGGCACGGTGGACCGGCTGCCGGGTGGTCTGCCGCAGACCATCGGTGATTCCTTGCGGCTGGCGCTGGCGGATGACGCGGAGGCGGTGTACGAGCTGCTGCGCGAGGAGGGGTTCGTCAAGGATTCGATCGACCTCGACCCTGATGCGGTGCTCGACTATCTTCTCCCGATCATCGAACCGGCGCAGGTGGAGGAGTTCACCTTCACCCGGAACTGGATGCGCAATCAGGCGACGCGGATCGCGGATCCTCGCTCGCCCGCTCATCAGCTGGGCAAACAGTTGAATCTGCCGCCCGCCTATCTGCTCATACACCGGGTGACGCTGAGCACGATCGGGGTGCTGTGTCAGCTGGGTGCGACGGTGCGGCTGCGTGACGAACTCGAAGCCTGGGTACCGGGGTTCCTTTCGGTGGATGAGCAGGAGCCGGTGGTACAGGAATGGGCGGGCGACGCCGCCGCGGGCGCGTAG
- a CDS encoding ThiF family adenylyltransferase yields the protein MYPMLKPALRRAWCTQGTVQFGVTAAHAVKLGPMDIATGCFLELLDGTRGLPLLREEARELDLSDHQVDTLIRRLLDAGLIDDVRAAGPETDALRNRPDAMERHRPDLASLSVVHPEPGGGMRRLAARRAMRVQVRGAGRVGATIAAVLSGSGVGRVEVLDGGCTEPWDVSPGGLPPAAVGERRATAARQLVRRSAAGSAPRTAEDSAGGEPGLSLIVVAPRDGLAVYAPDPRPAEPWIASGTPHLYAGVMEATGVVGPLVLPGGTACAGCLALKRAERDKDWSRMLSQWQSGRRTAVQACDLALATAVAGLAAAHALSFLDGELPASTGTRWEAALPLLDWRSERIGAHPGCYCGAAGHTEGERASVADAVHDTMAG from the coding sequence GTGTATCCGATGTTGAAGCCCGCACTGCGCCGCGCGTGGTGCACACAGGGCACCGTGCAATTCGGGGTGACCGCCGCCCATGCGGTGAAGCTCGGCCCGATGGATATCGCCACGGGCTGCTTTCTGGAACTGCTCGACGGTACGCGCGGCCTGCCGCTGCTGCGTGAAGAGGCCCGCGAGCTGGACCTGTCGGACCATCAAGTGGACACATTGATCCGCAGGTTGTTGGACGCCGGGTTGATCGACGATGTGCGGGCCGCCGGCCCGGAGACCGATGCGTTACGGAACCGGCCCGACGCCATGGAGCGGCACCGTCCTGACCTGGCGTCGCTTTCAGTAGTCCATCCCGAGCCGGGTGGCGGGATGCGGCGGCTGGCGGCCCGCCGTGCGATGCGGGTACAGGTTCGGGGTGCGGGGCGGGTCGGTGCCACGATCGCGGCGGTGCTGTCCGGCTCCGGGGTGGGCCGGGTAGAGGTCCTGGACGGCGGGTGCACCGAGCCGTGGGACGTCTCACCCGGTGGGCTTCCACCGGCAGCCGTCGGAGAGCGCAGGGCCACCGCGGCCCGGCAGTTGGTGCGCAGATCCGCCGCCGGTTCGGCTCCCCGGACGGCGGAGGACTCGGCGGGTGGTGAGCCGGGGCTGTCGCTGATCGTGGTCGCCCCTCGTGACGGCCTCGCGGTGTATGCCCCCGACCCCCGCCCGGCGGAGCCGTGGATCGCTTCGGGGACTCCCCACCTCTATGCCGGGGTGATGGAGGCGACGGGGGTGGTCGGCCCCCTGGTCCTGCCCGGGGGCACGGCGTGCGCGGGATGTCTGGCGCTGAAACGTGCGGAGCGGGACAAGGACTGGTCCAGGATGCTCTCGCAGTGGCAGTCCGGGCGGCGCACCGCCGTCCAGGCCTGCGACCTGGCGCTTGCGACGGCGGTGGCCGGTCTGGCGGCCGCCCATGCGCTGTCCTTTCTGGACGGGGAGCTGCCGGCCAGTACGGGGACCCGCTGGGAAGCCGCGCTACCGCTGTTGGACTGGCGGTCGGAGCGAATCGGGGCGCACCCCGGCTGCTACTGCGGGGCAGCTGGGCACACTGAGGGGGAGCGCGCCTCCGTGGCCGACGCGGTACACGACACAATGGCCGGGTAG
- a CDS encoding M48 metallopeptidase family protein, whose amino-acid sequence MPADPSPGLAGETPARSTGTPQRSAVDRPPRASATSAVEVRRSTRRSRTVSAYREGDRTIVLIPARMSEAEEQRWVNVMLDKLAVQESKRILGDSELTERAERLSAQYFEGRARPASVRWVTNQNTRWGSCTPAEGSIRLSHRLQGMPEYVVDYVLVHELAHLLVPGHGPRFWRLLEAYPRTERARGYLEGVVAADRLPHLPAARGE is encoded by the coding sequence GTGCCCGCCGACCCGTCACCCGGACTCGCCGGGGAGACCCCCGCGCGCAGTACCGGAACCCCTCAGCGCAGCGCGGTGGACCGTCCGCCCCGCGCCTCGGCAACGAGCGCGGTCGAGGTCCGCAGGAGCACCCGCCGCAGCAGAACGGTCTCCGCGTACCGGGAGGGTGACCGCACCATCGTGCTCATCCCCGCACGGATGTCCGAGGCCGAGGAGCAGCGCTGGGTGAACGTGATGCTCGACAAGCTCGCGGTCCAGGAGAGCAAGCGCATCCTCGGCGACAGCGAACTGACCGAGCGCGCCGAGCGGTTGTCCGCCCAGTATTTCGAGGGCCGGGCCAGACCCGCGTCCGTGCGATGGGTGACCAATCAGAACACCCGATGGGGGTCCTGCACACCGGCGGAGGGCAGCATCCGCCTGTCGCACCGGCTGCAGGGCATGCCCGAGTACGTCGTCGATTACGTACTGGTCCATGAGCTGGCCCACCTGCTCGTTCCCGGCCACGGTCCGCGCTTCTGGCGGCTGCTGGAGGCGTATCCCCGTACCGAACGGGCCAGGGGATACCTGGAGGGTGTGGTGGCGGCCGACCGGCTGCCGCATCTGCCCGCAGCGCGCGGTGAGTGA
- a CDS encoding TerD family protein, whose translation MAREFQRGHKAKISDLTPGTDLYVGVQIAGPGLTFDISCFGLDANEQLSDDRYFIFFNQPKSPEESIQLLGAQAGDTESFRVTLDRIPANIHKLSFTATVDGAGQMSQVGSGYIRIVAGGEEVVRYAFNGSEFTTERAVMLGDFYLKDVWRFAAVGQGFDGGLEALLKNFGGEVAEEAPAAPQPQAAAPSFAPPAQAAAPAPAPSFGAPAAQAPAPTPQQQMHAAPTIVAPMAPHGGMVPPPAPAPAPYGQPGQPPQQPQFGQIPGQQPPPVAPYGQQAPAPYGQQPPGMQPPGMQPPGMPQSVPQGMPQAGAGLQAALQPYKETATGQRWTPQNQQLMRVDLTIKGTPVLARQGSMVMYQGKVDFGYKGAGFAGRIVGNATGQEMQLMRCTGRGQVFLAENGSHLHAIELQGDGICVSAENVLAFDESLQHEVRRIEGHGIPGGALFTMQFQGTGTVVVKTHGVPVVLPVTPTTFADCNAVVAWSSASQVIISSQVRLRRNAYPGHSGETVNLQFRGAPGNFIVVQPYEV comes from the coding sequence ATGGCCAGGGAATTCCAACGCGGCCACAAGGCCAAGATCAGCGATCTCACACCGGGGACGGACCTGTACGTAGGTGTGCAGATCGCCGGCCCGGGACTGACCTTTGACATCAGCTGCTTCGGTCTCGATGCCAATGAGCAGCTCTCCGACGACCGGTATTTCATCTTCTTCAACCAGCCTAAATCACCCGAGGAGTCCATTCAGCTTCTCGGCGCCCAGGCCGGTGACACCGAGTCGTTCCGCGTCACGCTGGACCGCATTCCGGCGAACATCCACAAGCTGTCGTTCACCGCGACGGTCGACGGCGCCGGGCAGATGTCCCAGGTCGGCTCCGGCTACATCCGGATCGTCGCGGGTGGCGAAGAAGTCGTCAGGTATGCCTTCAACGGTTCGGAGTTCACCACCGAGCGTGCGGTGATGCTGGGCGACTTCTATCTAAAGGATGTCTGGCGGTTCGCCGCCGTGGGACAGGGCTTCGACGGTGGCCTCGAGGCGCTGCTGAAGAACTTCGGCGGCGAGGTCGCCGAGGAAGCGCCCGCCGCACCTCAGCCGCAGGCCGCCGCCCCGTCGTTCGCCCCACCCGCCCAGGCGGCCGCACCGGCACCAGCCCCGTCCTTCGGCGCCCCGGCCGCTCAGGCCCCGGCTCCCACGCCGCAGCAGCAGATGCATGCCGCGCCGACGATAGTGGCCCCGATGGCGCCGCACGGCGGTATGGTGCCGCCGCCCGCCCCCGCCCCGGCTCCCTACGGACAGCCTGGCCAGCCGCCCCAGCAGCCGCAGTTCGGACAGATCCCCGGTCAGCAGCCCCCGCCCGTCGCTCCGTACGGCCAGCAGGCTCCCGCCCCGTACGGCCAGCAACCCCCCGGTATGCAGCCGCCCGGTATGCAGCCCCCCGGTATGCCCCAGAGCGTTCCGCAAGGGATGCCGCAGGCCGGCGCCGGGCTGCAGGCCGCGCTCCAGCCGTACAAGGAGACGGCCACGGGGCAGCGTTGGACCCCGCAGAATCAACAGCTCATGCGGGTCGACCTCACCATAAAGGGTACGCCCGTGCTCGCCCGTCAGGGCAGCATGGTGATGTACCAGGGCAAGGTCGACTTCGGCTACAAGGGCGCCGGTTTCGCCGGCCGGATCGTCGGCAACGCGACCGGTCAGGAAATGCAGCTGATGCGCTGCACCGGCCGCGGGCAGGTCTTCCTCGCCGAGAACGGCTCCCATCTGCACGCCATCGAACTGCAGGGCGACGGTATCTGCGTCTCGGCGGAGAACGTCCTCGCCTTCGACGAGTCGCTGCAGCACGAGGTCCGCAGAATCGAAGGCCATGGCATCCCCGGCGGCGCCCTGTTCACCATGCAGTTCCAGGGCACCGGCACGGTCGTCGTCAAGACTCACGGCGTCCCCGTCGTCCTGCCCGTCACCCCGACCACGTTCGCCGACTGCAACGCCGTCGTCGCCTGGTCGTCCGCGTCCCAGGTGATCATCTCCAGCCAGGTCCGGCTGCGCCGCAACGCGTACCCGGGACACAGCGGCGAGACCGTCAACCTTCAATTCCGGGGCGCCCCCGGCAACTTCATCGTCGTCCAGCCCTACGAGGTCTGA
- a CDS encoding AIM24 family protein: MNQQLAGYAPTPVTARMENHGHTMLKVAMATGQDLYARTGSMVAYEGFIQYEPNPPAVRQIASQWITGEGTPIMKCSGDGLLYLADYGADVVVINLNNDSLSVNGTNVLAFDSHLTWGVERVKGLAKFAGQGLWNVCISGTGWVAITSRGTPIVVDCGRGEDETYVDPDALVAWSPNLKVKGKRSFKASSLIGRGSGEAYQMAFSGQGIVVVQPSEDSTDRLRIRN; the protein is encoded by the coding sequence ATGAACCAGCAACTCGCGGGCTACGCCCCGACCCCCGTCACGGCCCGTATGGAGAACCACGGGCACACGATGCTCAAGGTCGCCATGGCCACCGGCCAGGACCTCTACGCCCGTACCGGCTCGATGGTCGCGTACGAGGGATTCATCCAGTACGAACCCAACCCGCCGGCCGTCCGTCAGATCGCCTCCCAGTGGATCACCGGGGAGGGCACGCCGATCATGAAGTGCTCCGGCGACGGACTGCTCTACCTCGCCGACTACGGCGCCGATGTGGTCGTCATCAACCTCAACAACGACTCCCTCTCGGTCAACGGCACCAACGTCCTCGCCTTCGACAGCCATCTCACCTGGGGCGTGGAGCGGGTCAAGGGCCTCGCCAAGTTCGCCGGTCAGGGCTTGTGGAACGTCTGTATTTCGGGCACCGGCTGGGTCGCCATCACCTCACGCGGCACCCCGATCGTCGTCGACTGCGGACGCGGCGAGGACGAGACCTACGTCGACCCGGACGCCCTCGTGGCGTGGTCCCCGAACCTCAAGGTGAAGGGCAAGCGCAGCTTCAAGGCCTCCTCGCTCATCGGGCGGGGCAGCGGCGAGGCGTACCAGATGGCTTTCTCCGGCCAGGGCATCGTCGTCGTACAGCCGAGCGAGGACAGTACCGACCGCCTGCGGATCCGGAACTGA
- a CDS encoding AIM24 family protein: MQSPLFSYTEQQSQDRYTVQNPQLLRVSLTGHDDVLARKGAMVAYQGLMEFDGEYESHGQRRARASTGEGLELMRCSGQGAIYFANLAQYIHVVDVDRDGITVDSAYVLALDSSLHTEVIAVDSQYGISGTGKYQLNISGTGKVALMTSGQPLMMQVTPDKYVNADADAIVAWSSSLRVQMQAQTHSSGVWRRRGNTGEGWELSFLGQGFALVQPSEVLPPQNHEIGQGLRAQYGMGQHGAHGQNQNNAWN, encoded by the coding sequence ATGCAGAGTCCGCTTTTCAGCTACACGGAACAGCAGTCCCAGGACCGGTACACCGTCCAGAACCCGCAGCTCCTGCGGGTCTCGCTGACCGGTCACGACGACGTCCTCGCCCGCAAGGGCGCCATGGTCGCCTACCAGGGACTGATGGAGTTCGACGGCGAGTACGAGTCGCACGGGCAGCGCCGCGCCCGCGCGAGCACCGGCGAGGGCCTGGAACTGATGCGCTGCTCCGGGCAGGGCGCCATCTACTTCGCCAATCTCGCGCAGTACATCCACGTCGTGGACGTCGACCGCGACGGCATCACGGTGGACAGCGCCTACGTCCTGGCCCTCGATTCATCGCTGCACACCGAGGTCATCGCGGTGGACAGCCAGTACGGCATCTCCGGCACCGGCAAGTACCAGCTCAACATCTCCGGCACCGGGAAGGTCGCCCTGATGACCTCGGGCCAGCCGCTGATGATGCAGGTCACGCCGGACAAGTACGTCAACGCCGACGCGGACGCGATCGTCGCCTGGTCCAGCTCGCTGCGCGTGCAGATGCAGGCCCAGACGCACTCCTCGGGCGTCTGGCGGCGGCGTGGCAACACTGGTGAGGGCTGGGAGCTCAGCTTCCTCGGCCAGGGCTTCGCCCTGGTCCAGCCGAGCGAGGTGCTGCCGCCGCAGAACCACGAGATCGGCCAGGGTCTCCGGGCCCAGTACGGCATGGGCCAGCACGGTGCCCACGGGCAGAACCAGAACAACGCCTGGAACTGA
- a CDS encoding NUDIX hydrolase — protein sequence MSLYDDAVLVLKGYENPEDPAQEELRQVYLDHLAQHSDSLWKACESGHLTASALVIDPDRGQVLLTLHRKLQMWLQMGGHCEPQDTTLAAAALREATEESGISGLTLLAGGPVTLDRHRIPAPCHRHLDVQYAALAPSGATEQISDESLDLRWFAYDEVASVADTSVVRLMTRARAALGQRR from the coding sequence GTGAGCCTGTACGACGACGCCGTTCTCGTACTGAAGGGGTACGAGAACCCGGAGGACCCGGCCCAGGAGGAACTGCGCCAGGTCTATCTGGATCATCTGGCTCAGCATTCCGACAGCTTGTGGAAGGCCTGCGAGTCCGGACACCTGACGGCCAGCGCACTGGTCATCGATCCGGATCGGGGCCAGGTTCTGCTCACCCTGCACCGCAAGCTGCAGATGTGGCTGCAGATGGGCGGCCACTGCGAACCGCAGGACACGACGCTGGCCGCCGCGGCCCTGCGGGAGGCCACAGAGGAGTCCGGCATCAGCGGCCTGACCCTGCTCGCGGGCGGGCCGGTGACGCTGGACCGCCACCGGATCCCCGCGCCCTGTCACCGGCACCTGGACGTCCAGTACGCGGCGCTTGCGCCGTCGGGCGCGACGGAGCAGATCAGTGACGAGTCGCTGGACCTGCGCTGGTTCGCGTACGACGAGGTCGCGTCGGTGGCCGACACATCGGTCGTGCGCCTGATGACGCGGGCCCGCGCCGCGCTCGGGCAGCGCCGGTAG
- a CDS encoding zinc-dependent metalloprotease, which produces MSDTPFGFGLPPEEPENGDEGKKKDPTGGGQGSGGPANPFGFGPGAGGDNPFAAMFGTMNPSDLGAAFQQLGQMLSYEGGPVNWDMAKQIARQAVSQGTPDGTKDMSVGPSERSAVDEALRLADLWLDGVTSLPSGSVTTVAWSRAEWVEASLPAWQKLVDPVAERVGLAMGDVLPEEMQAMAGPLIGMMRSMGGAMFGQQIGQAVGVLAGEVVGSTDIGLPLGPAGKAALLPLNVERFGKDLSVPQEEVRLYLALREAAHQRLFAHVPWLRSHLFGAVEGYARGIKVDTSKLEDVVGQFDPSQPEQLQDALQQGMFQPEDTPEQKAALARLETALALVEGWVDAVVHEAAKSRLTSADALRETMRRRRASGGPAEQTFATLIGLQLRPRRLRDASRLWASLTDARGLDGRDALWAHPDMLPTAQDLDDPDGFVHHEQLDFSELDKMLGEAAKGPQKPEAAADGTSEPGTGGTDGRKSDDSDGKDDTDQ; this is translated from the coding sequence GTGAGTGACACCCCATTCGGATTCGGCCTTCCGCCGGAGGAGCCGGAGAACGGCGACGAGGGCAAGAAGAAGGACCCCACCGGAGGTGGGCAGGGTTCGGGCGGGCCGGCGAACCCGTTCGGCTTCGGGCCGGGCGCGGGCGGCGACAACCCGTTCGCGGCGATGTTCGGCACGATGAACCCCAGCGACCTGGGGGCGGCCTTCCAGCAGCTCGGCCAGATGCTGAGCTACGAGGGCGGTCCCGTGAACTGGGACATGGCCAAGCAGATCGCCCGTCAGGCGGTCTCGCAGGGCACGCCGGACGGCACCAAGGACATGAGCGTCGGCCCGTCCGAGCGGTCCGCGGTCGACGAGGCGCTGCGGCTTGCCGACCTCTGGCTGGACGGGGTGACGTCGCTGCCCTCCGGTTCGGTCACGACCGTGGCGTGGAGCCGTGCGGAGTGGGTCGAGGCGTCCCTCCCCGCCTGGCAGAAGCTGGTCGACCCGGTGGCCGAGCGCGTCGGTCTGGCCATGGGTGACGTACTGCCTGAGGAGATGCAGGCGATGGCGGGCCCGCTCATCGGCATGATGCGGTCGATGGGCGGCGCGATGTTCGGCCAGCAGATCGGGCAGGCCGTCGGTGTGCTGGCGGGCGAGGTGGTCGGTTCGACCGATATCGGGCTGCCGCTCGGCCCGGCGGGCAAGGCCGCGCTCCTTCCGTTGAACGTCGAGAGGTTCGGCAAGGACCTCAGCGTGCCGCAGGAGGAGGTGCGGCTCTATCTCGCCCTGCGCGAGGCCGCCCACCAGCGGCTCTTCGCCCATGTTCCGTGGCTGCGCTCGCATCTGTTCGGCGCCGTCGAGGGGTACGCGCGCGGCATCAAGGTCGACACCAGCAAGCTGGAGGACGTGGTCGGCCAGTTCGACCCGTCGCAGCCCGAGCAGCTGCAGGACGCACTTCAGCAGGGCATGTTCCAGCCGGAGGACACCCCGGAGCAGAAGGCCGCCCTGGCCAGGCTGGAGACGGCTCTCGCGTTGGTCGAGGGCTGGGTGGACGCCGTGGTGCACGAGGCCGCGAAGTCCCGTCTGACCTCGGCCGATGCGCTGCGCGAGACCATGCGCAGGCGTCGCGCCTCCGGCGGGCCGGCCGAGCAGACGTTCGCCACGCTCATCGGCCTCCAGCTGCGTCCGCGGCGGCTGCGTGACGCCTCGCGCCTGTGGGCGTCGCTCACCGACGCCCGCGGGCTCGACGGCCGCGACGCGCTGTGGGCGCACCCCGACATGCTGCCGACCGCCCAGGACCTGGACGATCCCGACGGCTTCGTGCACCACGAGCAACTGGACTTCTCCGAGCTGGACAAGATGCTCGGCGAGGCCGCGAAGGGCCCGCAGAAGCCCGAGGCCGCAGCGGACGGCACGAGCGAGCCGGGCACCGGGGGAACGGACGGCCGAAAGAGCGACGACAGCGACGGCAAGGACGACACCGACCAGTGA
- a CDS encoding SDR family oxidoreductase produces MSSPDPQVRAARNLSDPSTEYKPAKNRSRSRGPVVAVTGAAGGVGELLTARLAASEEIKQVIAIDERRGEVSEATWHILDVRDPAIAEKLRGADVVVHLALDLDLETDPAARTAYNVRGTQTVLTAAAAVGVHRVVLCTSAMVYGALPDNDIPLAEDAELRATAEATGVGDLLEIERLGRRAPRAHPGLNVTVVRPTVLVGGTDTALTRYFESPRLLVVAGSRPTWQFCHVEDLVTALEYAALEKIDGEFAVGCDGWLEQEEVEELSGVRRMELPSAVALGAAARLHRIGLTPSPAGDLAYTMHPWVVSVSRLHDAGWRPGWTNEEVLAALLEEVEGRHTVAGRRLGRKDATAAGAAGATVALLGTAALVRRARKARRRI; encoded by the coding sequence GTGAGTTCCCCAGATCCTCAGGTTCGCGCAGCGCGAAACCTGTCCGACCCCTCGACCGAGTACAAGCCCGCAAAAAACCGCTCCAGGAGCCGCGGCCCCGTCGTCGCGGTCACCGGAGCCGCGGGGGGCGTCGGTGAGCTGCTCACCGCACGCCTCGCGGCATCCGAGGAGATCAAGCAGGTCATCGCCATCGATGAACGCCGCGGAGAGGTCTCCGAGGCGACCTGGCACATCCTCGACGTCCGGGACCCCGCCATCGCGGAGAAGCTGCGCGGCGCGGATGTCGTCGTGCACCTGGCACTCGATCTCGACCTGGAGACCGACCCCGCCGCCCGCACCGCCTACAACGTGCGCGGCACCCAGACCGTGCTGACGGCGGCCGCGGCCGTGGGGGTCCACCGGGTCGTCCTGTGCACCTCGGCCATGGTCTACGGGGCGCTGCCCGACAACGACATCCCGCTCGCCGAGGACGCCGAGCTGCGTGCCACGGCCGAGGCCACCGGCGTCGGCGACCTCCTGGAGATCGAGCGGCTCGGCCGCCGCGCGCCCCGCGCACACCCCGGACTCAACGTGACCGTGGTCCGGCCGACCGTCCTGGTCGGGGGTACGGACACCGCGCTGACCCGCTACTTCGAGTCGCCGCGCCTCCTGGTCGTCGCCGGATCGCGCCCCACCTGGCAGTTCTGCCATGTCGAGGACCTGGTCACGGCCCTGGAGTACGCCGCGCTGGAGAAGATCGACGGCGAGTTCGCGGTCGGCTGCGACGGCTGGCTGGAACAGGAGGAGGTCGAGGAGCTCAGCGGCGTCCGCCGGATGGAACTGCCCTCCGCCGTGGCCCTCGGCGCCGCCGCCCGGCTGCACCGGATCGGCCTCACCCCGTCCCCGGCGGGCGATCTCGCGTACACGATGCACCCCTGGGTGGTCAGCGTGAGCCGGCTGCACGACGCGGGCTGGCGCCCGGGCTGGACCAACGAGGAGGTGCTCGCGGCACTCCTCGAAGAGGTGGAAGGCCGGCACACCGTCGCCGGACGCCGCCTCGGCCGCAAGGACGCGACCGCGGCAGGTGCCGCCGGCGCGACCGTGGCACTGCTCGGCACCGCCGCCCTGGTCCGGCGGGCCCGCAAGGCGCGCCGCCGTATTTAG
- a CDS encoding molybdenum cofactor biosynthesis protein MoaE encodes MAPTHDHPGERAAIDPIRLLAIRETPLSVDEIFRAVGDDAAGGTALFVGTVRNHDGGQDVGALGYSCHPSALDELRRVAEKVAADFPVRALAAVHRVGDLHVGDLAVVVAVSCPHRAEAFEACRKLIDDLKHEVPIWKHQRFSDGTEEWVGSC; translated from the coding sequence ATGGCTCCCACCCACGACCACCCCGGCGAGCGGGCGGCGATCGACCCCATCCGGCTGCTGGCGATTCGAGAGACGCCGCTGTCGGTCGACGAGATCTTCCGGGCCGTCGGTGACGACGCCGCAGGTGGCACGGCGCTCTTCGTCGGCACGGTGCGCAACCACGACGGCGGTCAGGACGTCGGTGCGCTCGGGTACTCCTGCCACCCCTCGGCGCTGGACGAATTGCGTCGGGTGGCCGAGAAGGTCGCCGCGGACTTCCCGGTCCGGGCACTGGCCGCCGTCCACCGTGTGGGTGACCTCCACGTGGGCGACCTCGCCGTTGTCGTCGCCGTCTCCTGCCCGCATCGTGCGGAGGCGTTCGAGGCGTGCCGCAAGCTCATCGACGACCTCAAGCACGAGGTTCCGATCTGGAAGCACCAGCGGTTCTCGGACGGCACCGAAGAGTGGGTCGGCTCCTGCTGA